Proteins from a single region of Arctopsyche grandis isolate Sample6627 chromosome 1, ASM5162203v2, whole genome shotgun sequence:
- the LOC143919900 gene encoding uncharacterized protein LOC143919900: protein MEMKIMRFVWILLGLAAHVLSYNGDNFELECPDECDCHYFRINWVTDCSESNLTQIPYDELSPNVYILDMNGNSVSSLQTFPKNIKMRRLQLAHNRLTQIRKESFEGLEYLIDVDLSENKIASIDPDTFEDCPGILTIELQHNLLEDVEGPFLISRSLQYLDLSYSNLSVLNVDFFTNITALHTLDLSGNPLVTLDQGIFDPLTSLETLKLNNCNLTQISDNAFFNLEALKRLELSGNFLVDIDWALVLGTLYRLEHLDLRNSGITILPEDSFMNCTWLRTLILAENDLTDLDVAMTLGNNLYHLDTLDLSHCHLKGPLSEDAFANATKLKTLYLSGNPLFAFDLQVALKPLANLQRLFLSSCGLKYLPKSFEKLKQLEELDISYNPLNDAFIKILAPLNKLEYLNMGYSNLSHISPQTFSKMTSMRRLVLSGNDLNSLEAGLFGNLTHLESLELNDCGLMRPLNATIFFNNLTYTELKELKLAGNPLVVTRESPLLPGQLSGIQNLDLSNCNLTFLPDNAFKRNGNITRLNLSGNNFDSQPGTLKFLQLLPKLEHLDLGNNKLTSLTPHILVKNPKINSLRLVGNPWKCDCSIAEMWDWASMVKGDLSVLVGSKTSPDDFTLKGAKRRKSLICYYDVAELRENPILNRSVAGRRPFTKPQRELTSTNRTWAKYVRESGCEPVVKILQPLTLTGYEALDAEMTLLPSMWIVAVFAVTLIMMTSVAVVLLGRMRAKHSRVSDSSNQLQVKS, encoded by the exons ATGGAGATGAAGATTATGCGATTTGTATGGATATTGTTGGGTCTAGCAGCGCATGTCCTTTCGTATAACGGGGACAACTTCGAATTGGAGTGTCCCGATGAATGCGATTGCCACTATTTCAGGATCAACTGGGTCACGGATTGTTCAGAGAGCAACTTGACCCAAATACCGTACGACGAGCTAAGTCCCAACGTTTACATTTTGGACATGAACGGCAACAGTGTGAGCTCTTTGCAAACTTTTCCCAAGAATATAAAAATGAGGAGGCTGCAGCTGGCTCACAACCGACTGACTCAAATCAGAAAGGAGTCCTTCGAAGGACTAGAGTACCTTATAGACGTTGATCTATCAGAGAACAAAATAGCTAGCATCGATCCAGACACTTTCGA AGATTGTCCTGGGATACTTACGATCGAGCTGCAACACAATTTGTTAGAGGATGTGGAAGGACCCTTTTTAATCTCCCGATCCCTCCAATACTTAGACTTGAGCTATTCTAATTTGTCTGTTTTGAACGTCGATTTTTTCACAAACATCACAGCTTTACACACGCTGGATTTGTCTGGAAATCCTCTGGTCACGCTCGATCAAGGAATCTTTGACCCACTCACTAGTTTGGAAACGCTCAAGTTGAACAATTGCAACCTGACGCAGATATCAGACAACGCTTTCTTCAATTTGGAAGCGTTGAAAAGGTTAGAGTTGTCTGGAAACTTCTTAGTAGATATCGATTGGGCTTTGGTTCTGGGTACTTTGTATCGTTTGGAGCATTTGGATTTGAGGAATTCCGGTATAACTATTTTGCCTGAAGATTCGTTTATGAATTGCACTTGGTTAAGGACTTTGATTTTGGCTGAGAACGATTTGACTGATCTGGATGTCGCTATGACTCTCGGAAATAACCTGTACCATTTGGATACGTTGGATTTGTCACACTGTCATTTGAAAGGACCTTTGTCTGAAGATGCTTTCGCAAATGCGACAAAATTGAAAACGTTGTATTTATCAGGCAATCCTCTATTTGCGTTCGATTTGCAAGTCGCTCTGAAGCCTCTTGCAAACTTGCAAAGGCTATTTTTGAGCAGCTGCGGCTTGAAGTATTTGCCTAAAAGTTTTGAAAAGTTGAAGCAATTGGAAGAATTGGATATATCTTATAATCCGTTGAACGacgctttcattaaaattttagctCCTTTGAATaaattagaatatttaaatatgggtTATAGCAATTTGTCGCATATAAGTCCGCAGACTTTCTCTAAGATGACTTCTATGAGGCGTTTGGTTTTGTCTGGGAACGATTTGAACTCTTTGGAAGCAGGACTTTTTGGAAATTTGACGCACTTGGAAAGTTTGGAGTTGAACGATTGCGGATTGATGCGACCTTTAAATGCAACGATCTTCTTTAACAATTTGACGTATACTGAATTGAAGGAATTGAAACTGGCAGGAAATCCCTTGGTCGTGACGAGGGAGAGTCCTCTATTGCCTGGACAATTGTCAGGTATACAGAACCTGGATTTGAGCAATTGCAACTTGACTTTCTTGCCTGATAATGCGTTCAAGAGAAACGGCAACATAACACGTCTGAATCTGTCTGGAAACAACTTCGATTCCCAACCAGGCACTTTGAAATTTCTGCAACTGCTACCCAAGTTGGAGCATTTAGATTTGGGCAACAATAAGTTGACTTCTTTGACTCCTCACATTTTGGTTAAAAATCCAAAGATTAATTCTTTGAGGCTTGTGGGTAATCCTTGGAAGTGCGATTGTAGCATAGCTGAGATGTGGGACTGGGCTTCGATGGTCAAAGGGGATTTGAGCGTGCTCGTCGGTTCGAAAACGTCTCCAGATGACTTTACATTGAAAGGAGCTAAAAGGAGGAAGAGTTTGATATGTTATTATGACGTTGCTGAATTGCGTGAGAATCCCATATTGAATAGAAGTGTCGCTGGAAGGAGACCTTTCACAAAGCCGCAAAGGGAGTTGACGAGCACTAACAGGACTTGGGCCAAGTACGTCAGGGAATCTGGGTGTGAACCCGTCGTGAAAATACTTCAACCCTTGACCTTGACTGGTTATGAGGCTCTGGATGCGGAGATGACTCTTCTGCCCTCTATGTGGATCGTTGCAGTATTTGCAGTCACGTTGATCATGATGACTAGTGTGGCCGTTGTGTTGTTGGGACGAATGAGAGCAAAGCATTCCAGAGTCAGCGACAGTTCGAATCAACTGCAAGTCAAAAGttga
- the Tap42 gene encoding immunoglobulin binding protein Tap42 isoform X2, with protein sequence MAETADNSTVKTEPSEEFEPSEPSEVSEEKLSDIFDKALANYNQLLSKRSTCNDAELEPEVRKCMEQFELATRLVSSAGVFSSNETLDDLTTESMKYLLLPAFLGHLALRIITGSRFEIVTISDVYFRDFIRRCKEYELTDIKVPGPNEDSKTNSSLEAQLSSMMSCRDEKIKRFNMQKELGEKLCVLEATTKSENVDESSKREYYFTLIKLNIILAIDELKFIKSELPLIEMTKNMAKKEPVRKPKNPPVPLRPYIITKNETQKAVFGLGYPSLPIYTVDEFYEQRAKEGTLPTPNSSGISTKHHRDTSTMKNEPESDEEDSKEKPLDEDDAIALQKARDMDEFRDDHKRGEGNRHNRS encoded by the exons ATGGCCGAGACAGCCGATAATTCTACGGTGAAAACCGAGCCTTCCGAGGAATTTGAACCTTCAGAACCATCAGAAGTGAGCGAGGAGAAGCTTTCAGACATCTTCGACAAAGCACTGGCCAACTATAACCAGCTTCTAAGCAAAAGATCTACCTGCAATGATGCAGAACTAGAA cCCGAAGTCAGAAAATGTATGGAACAATTTGAACTTGCCACTCGTTTGGTATCCTCAGCTGGCGTCTTCAGTTCGAACGAAACATTGGACGACTTAACGACTGAATCTATGAAATACCTCTTACTACCTGCATTTTTAGGACACTTGGCTCTGCGTATCATTACGGGATCTAGATTCGAAATTGTTACCATCAGCGATGTATACTTCag AGATTTCATAAGACGTTGTAAAGAGTATGAATTGACTGATATTAAAGTGCCGGGACCCAATGAAGACAGTAAAACGAACTCCTCATTAGAAGCACAATTATCTTCTatg atgtcCTGTCGGGATGAGAAAATAAAACGTTTCAACATGCAAAAAGAACTTGGTGAAAAGCTTTGCGTGCTCGAAGCCACAACCAAGTCGGAAAACGTTGACGAGTCTTCAAAGCGAGAGTATTATTTCACTTTGATCaaactaaatataattttagcaatCGACGAATTGAAATTCATCAAGTCTGAATTGCCGCTCATTGAAATGACTAAAAATATGG CCAAAAAGGAGCCGGTTAGAAAGCCTAAAAATCCTCCGGTTCCACTCCGTCCttatattataactaaaaatGAAACACAAAAGGCCGTATTTGGTCTCGGTTATCCTTCGTTGCCTATATATACAGTTGATGAGTTTTATGAACAGAGAGCTAAAGAAGGAAC ccTTCCTACTCCAAATTCTTCTGGCATCTCTACAAAGCATCACCGCGATACAAGTACGATGAAAAATGAGCCGGAAAGTGATGAAGAAGACTCGAAA GAGAAACCGCTGGATGAAGACGATGCAATCGCATTGCAAAAAGCACGAGATATGGATGAATTCAGAGACGACCACAAAAGAGGAGAAGGAAATCGACACAATAGAAGTTAA
- the Tap42 gene encoding immunoglobulin binding protein Tap42 isoform X1 gives MAETADNSTVKTEPSEEFEPSEPSEVSEEKLSDIFDKALANYNQLLSKRSTCNDAELEPEVRKCMEQFELATRLVSSAGVFSSNETLDDLTTESMKYLLLPAFLGHLALRIITGSRFEIVTISDVYFRDFIRRCKEYELTDIKVPGPNEDSKTNSSLEAQLSSMMSCRDEKIKRFNMQKELGEKLCVLEATTKSENVDESSKREYYFTLIKLNIILAIDELKFIKSELPLIEMTKNMGITKKEPVRKPKNPPVPLRPYIITKNETQKAVFGLGYPSLPIYTVDEFYEQRAKEGTLPTPNSSGISTKHHRDTSTMKNEPESDEEDSKEKPLDEDDAIALQKARDMDEFRDDHKRGEGNRHNRS, from the exons ATGGCCGAGACAGCCGATAATTCTACGGTGAAAACCGAGCCTTCCGAGGAATTTGAACCTTCAGAACCATCAGAAGTGAGCGAGGAGAAGCTTTCAGACATCTTCGACAAAGCACTGGCCAACTATAACCAGCTTCTAAGCAAAAGATCTACCTGCAATGATGCAGAACTAGAA cCCGAAGTCAGAAAATGTATGGAACAATTTGAACTTGCCACTCGTTTGGTATCCTCAGCTGGCGTCTTCAGTTCGAACGAAACATTGGACGACTTAACGACTGAATCTATGAAATACCTCTTACTACCTGCATTTTTAGGACACTTGGCTCTGCGTATCATTACGGGATCTAGATTCGAAATTGTTACCATCAGCGATGTATACTTCag AGATTTCATAAGACGTTGTAAAGAGTATGAATTGACTGATATTAAAGTGCCGGGACCCAATGAAGACAGTAAAACGAACTCCTCATTAGAAGCACAATTATCTTCTatg atgtcCTGTCGGGATGAGAAAATAAAACGTTTCAACATGCAAAAAGAACTTGGTGAAAAGCTTTGCGTGCTCGAAGCCACAACCAAGTCGGAAAACGTTGACGAGTCTTCAAAGCGAGAGTATTATTTCACTTTGATCaaactaaatataattttagcaatCGACGAATTGAAATTCATCAAGTCTGAATTGCCGCTCATTGAAATGACTAAAAATATGGGTATAA CCAAAAAGGAGCCGGTTAGAAAGCCTAAAAATCCTCCGGTTCCACTCCGTCCttatattataactaaaaatGAAACACAAAAGGCCGTATTTGGTCTCGGTTATCCTTCGTTGCCTATATATACAGTTGATGAGTTTTATGAACAGAGAGCTAAAGAAGGAAC ccTTCCTACTCCAAATTCTTCTGGCATCTCTACAAAGCATCACCGCGATACAAGTACGATGAAAAATGAGCCGGAAAGTGATGAAGAAGACTCGAAA GAGAAACCGCTGGATGAAGACGATGCAATCGCATTGCAAAAAGCACGAGATATGGATGAATTCAGAGACGACCACAAAAGAGGAGAAGGAAATCGACACAATAGAAGTTAA